From a region of the Desulfuromonas sp. KJ2020 genome:
- a CDS encoding DUF4382 domain-containing protein, with the protein MKMNNVKLFLAIFLSIGLLALAACGGSSSSGTAAPGTLSLQMVDATTPDFKAIYVTIDRVDVHPEGGDWTTVATPQKTYNLLELINGVQETLGEEELAPGNYTQLRLILAATPDDGLNLLGQTHGELGNYVITQGDEIHELKVPSGLQSGIKLVNTFTIASNEETQLILDFDAARSVVLAGNPSKDNYKYLLKPTIKVVASAAMVQGRVVEIDTEVPLPGTRVSAHAIDSAVTLAATLSCDENEDTIEEEAGHYALFLTPSDYRILAYKEGYAPACETISLAADEKRAGVNFQLAATAYNTLSGTVTVAAPVEGQYVVLSVQQIAPAPCSDMVELATVQIEDGPYSIDLPVGTYQLVASLFDAESQPVAADQTFDVNITTEAPTELNISF; encoded by the coding sequence CTGTCGCTGCAGATGGTCGATGCCACCACCCCGGACTTCAAGGCCATCTATGTCACCATTGACCGGGTCGACGTCCATCCTGAAGGTGGCGACTGGACCACCGTGGCCACCCCCCAGAAGACCTACAATCTGCTCGAGCTGATCAACGGCGTGCAGGAAACGCTGGGAGAAGAGGAGCTGGCCCCTGGCAACTACACTCAGCTGCGCCTGATTCTGGCGGCTACGCCCGATGACGGGCTAAATCTGCTGGGCCAAACCCACGGCGAGTTGGGCAACTATGTCATTACCCAGGGTGACGAGATTCACGAGCTGAAAGTCCCCAGCGGTTTGCAGAGCGGCATCAAACTGGTGAACACCTTCACCATCGCTTCCAATGAGGAAACCCAACTGATCCTCGATTTCGACGCGGCCCGCTCCGTCGTTCTGGCTGGCAATCCCAGCAAGGACAATTACAAGTACCTGCTCAAACCGACCATCAAGGTCGTTGCCAGTGCTGCCATGGTGCAGGGGCGAGTCGTCGAGATAGACACGGAAGTGCCCCTGCCCGGCACCCGAGTCAGCGCTCATGCCATTGATTCGGCTGTGACGCTGGCCGCAACCCTGAGCTGTGACGAAAATGAGGATACCATTGAAGAAGAAGCGGGACACTATGCCCTCTTCCTGACACCCAGTGACTACCGAATCCTAGCTTACAAAGAGGGCTATGCCCCGGCCTGCGAAACCATCAGCCTTGCTGCCGACGAGAAGCGCGCAGGGGTCAACTTTCAACTGGCAGCTACGGCCTACAACACCCTGTCCGGCACGGTGACGGTCGCCGCCCCGGTAGAGGGACAGTATGTCGTACTCAGTGTCCAGCAGATAGCGCCGGCCCCTTGCAGCGACATGGTGGAACTAGCGACCGTGCAGATTGAAGATGGTCCCTATTCTATCGATCTGCCCGTCGGCACTTACCAGCTGGTCGCCTCGCTTTTTGACGCAGAATCCCAGCCGGTTGCTGCCGATCAGACTTTTGATGTCAACATCACCACCGAGGCCCCAACTGAACTGAATATTTCCTTCTAA